The DNA segment GACCAGATCACGATATATACACAAGAACCAGAGGCGGACTCCTTTTTTAATGCAAATATAGATGAGTCAGATATCATTAATGATGCCAGTCATGATTTGTTAATCACACAGGAAACAGGAAATTTGATTGCCGAAAGACATAGAGAAAGTATAATTAAATTTTTAGACAAAGGGGGTCGTATCCAGATGGTGGCAACTACTCCAGATCTCTACACAGCTTCACTTATGGCGCTTAGAAACGATAATCTAAACAAACCAGACTATCTAGTCGCCAGGTCTAATACATTTATGGCTCAGATATCCGACATTTGCCAAAGGGTTAACACTGAAAAGCTCACCGTAAGATACTGCCCGTACCCAGTAAGCACTACGTCTGTAATTGCCGACCCTGGCCACTCGGACACGAGTAAGCACAAAGCTATAGTGCGAGATGCTGGCTTTAGGATATCATATGAATCAAAACTAGCGTACAATGTCCTAGGATCTCAGTCACCTCGTATTTACAGACATATATCATCCGAATTCAGGAAGTTATATATGGCTTCTAGCAAATTTATATTGCTTACGGGGGAGCCGCGAACAGGAAAGACGACTCTCATGGAGACAATTATAAGAAACCTAAATGATAACGAATATATATTCTGGGTCTTAACAAAAGCAGAGCACTCTGA comes from the Bacteroidota bacterium genome and includes:
- a CDS encoding nucleoside-triphosphatase, producing MTLSKETMLQRIKLVFIWLWTNIDPVIALAAAVICSYLGLTDDQFDGRTLSAATLGVLSILAFTLIRERHGRDQVRKSLDQITIYTQEPEADSFFNANIDESDIINDASHDLLITQETGNLIAERHRESIIKFLDKGGRIQMVATTPDLYTASLMALRNDNLNKPDYLVARSNTFMAQISDICQRVNTEKLTVRYCPYPVSTTSVIADPGHSDTSKHKAIVRDAGFRISYESKLAYNVLGSQSPRIYRHISSEFRKLYMASSKFILLTGEPRTGKTTLMETIIRNLNDNEYIFWVLTKAEHSDTERKTRSGFSVHQKNRQTVQYLRKHDGQYRAQEQAVDLWDNIADYILENLQGIRLILIDEIGHLQIRDSSRFLNAIHRLLDEPSITVLATITADDDAARSLSAIKRHYRTETLYLSRENRQEMLAKLESELEHAQRTIRLVSHD